Proteins from one Burkholderia sp. genomic window:
- a CDS encoding TonB-dependent receptor: MRDFARFRSLSAARGLPPLTLIFFASLAYGQSAENGAPRVPAAGVPAIITPTLTLAPVFVTANPIGDTELIAPTTLIDSDVLALRRADSLGATLDGLPGVSTTTYGPMVGRPIIRGMDGDRIRLLQNGVAAFDASSLSYDHAVPQDPLTVERIEIVRGPAALLYGGNAIGGVVNTIDNRIPREAIKGISGAVDASYGGTNAARSGAALVEGGNSRFAFHVDAFDRKTSKLRIPGFVHSDRQRALDGHDVSEVSGTIPNSDGRSHGGAVGGAYTWVDGYAGLSYSDFKSNYGSVAESDVRLRMRQQHLAASSEIRNLSEPISQLKFDFGYTDYEHKEIDKGETSTTFRNHGYEARIEARHRKVGRFEGAFGIQTSQNTFSALGKEALVPTTQTTNVALFGLEEWQAAEALKLYLGGRIEHVKLDPTSAGNERFANASGHSFNIGSVSFGTLYKLNPVWSLAGSVSYTERAPTFYELYANGPHDATGQYLIGAPGAQKEKAVSTDLALRYTAGLNKGSIRVFYTRFSNYLTEFNTGRLVGDDGAVVARGTDDALKEAVYRGGMRAEFYGLEWEGKWRAFEKGAHCLDIELSSDYTHARHTETGEPLPRISPLRASLATDYGYGPFGARAQITHAWAQHRVPNNDLPTSSYTALGLVLSYRFPVGSTHWLAYVRGENFTNQEIRYASSVVRDIAPEGGRSVMVGLHTTF; encoded by the coding sequence ATGCGCGACTTCGCCCGTTTTCGATCCCTGTCCGCCGCGCGCGGGCTGCCTCCCTTGACTCTAATATTCTTCGCTAGTCTGGCCTATGGGCAGTCTGCGGAAAACGGTGCGCCCAGAGTGCCTGCTGCGGGGGTACCCGCGATCATCACGCCCACCCTGACGCTAGCCCCGGTGTTCGTCACGGCGAATCCAATCGGTGACACCGAGCTGATTGCACCGACCACCTTGATCGACAGCGATGTGCTGGCGCTGCGCCGCGCCGATTCGCTGGGCGCTACGCTCGATGGCCTGCCCGGCGTTTCGACCACCACCTACGGGCCGATGGTGGGCCGACCGATTATCCGCGGTATGGACGGCGACCGAATCCGACTGCTTCAGAACGGCGTGGCCGCCTTCGACGCCTCCTCGCTGTCCTACGATCATGCGGTACCGCAAGACCCGCTGACGGTCGAGCGCATCGAAATTGTGCGGGGGCCGGCGGCGCTGCTCTATGGCGGCAATGCGATCGGCGGGGTGGTGAACACCATTGACAACCGGATTCCGCGCGAGGCGATCAAGGGCATTTCGGGCGCGGTTGACGCGAGCTATGGCGGAACCAACGCCGCGCGTTCCGGTGCGGCCTTGGTGGAAGGCGGCAACAGCCGCTTCGCGTTCCATGTCGATGCCTTCGATCGCAAGACCAGCAAGCTTCGGATCCCAGGCTTCGTGCATTCGGACCGCCAGCGCGCGCTCGATGGCCACGACGTAAGTGAGGTCTCGGGCACCATCCCCAACAGCGATGGCCGCTCGCATGGCGGCGCGGTCGGCGGTGCCTATACCTGGGTCGATGGCTACGCGGGCCTGTCATACAGCGATTTTAAATCGAACTACGGCTCAGTGGCCGAGAGCGACGTTCGGCTGCGCATGCGCCAGCAGCACCTGGCGGCCTCGTCCGAGATCCGCAACCTGTCCGAGCCAATCTCGCAGCTGAAGTTCGACTTCGGTTATACAGACTACGAACATAAAGAAATCGATAAAGGCGAGACCAGCACTACTTTCCGCAATCACGGCTACGAGGCTCGCATCGAGGCGCGCCATCGCAAGGTCGGTCGGTTCGAGGGCGCATTCGGCATACAGACCTCGCAGAACACCTTCTCCGCGCTCGGCAAAGAGGCCCTAGTACCAACCACCCAGACCACCAATGTGGCACTGTTCGGTCTCGAGGAATGGCAGGCTGCCGAAGCGCTAAAGCTCTACCTTGGCGGGCGGATCGAGCACGTCAAGCTCGATCCGACGTCGGCTGGAAACGAGCGTTTTGCTAACGCGAGTGGCCACAGCTTCAATATCGGTAGCGTCTCGTTTGGTACGCTCTACAAGCTTAACCCGGTGTGGTCGCTGGCCGGCAGCGTGTCTTACACCGAGCGCGCGCCGACCTTCTACGAACTCTACGCGAACGGTCCGCATGATGCGACCGGCCAGTACCTAATCGGCGCGCCCGGCGCGCAAAAGGAGAAGGCGGTCTCAACTGACCTCGCGCTGCGCTACACGGCGGGGCTGAACAAGGGCAGCATCAGGGTGTTCTACACGCGCTTCTCAAACTACTTAACCGAGTTCAATACCGGGCGGTTGGTCGGCGATGATGGCGCGGTCGTCGCGCGCGGTACCGACGACGCGCTCAAGGAAGCTGTCTACCGCGGCGGAATGCGTGCCGAGTTCTACGGGCTCGAATGGGAAGGCAAGTGGCGTGCCTTCGAGAAAGGCGCGCATTGTCTGGACATTGAGCTGTCGAGCGACTACACGCATGCGCGTCACACCGAGACGGGCGAGCCGCTGCCCCGCATCTCGCCACTACGAGCTTCGCTGGCGACCGACTACGGCTACGGGCCATTCGGCGCACGCGCGCAGATCACCCACGCCTGGGCCCAGCACCGCGTGCCCAACAACGACCTGCCGACCAGCAGCTACACCGCGCTGGGTCTCGTACTGAGTTACCGCTTCCCTGTCGGCTCGACCCACTGGCTGGCCTACGTACGCGGCGAAAACTTCACCAACCAGGAAATCCGCTACGCCAGCTCGGTAGTACGCGATATCGCGCCGGAAGGCGGGCGCAGCGTGATGGTGGGCCTGCACACTACGTTCTGA
- the argJ gene encoding bifunctional glutamate N-acetyltransferase/amino-acid acetyltransferase ArgJ, which produces MAVNFPAIDPAQLHPVAGVTLGCAEANIRKPNCKDVLVISVEEGSTVAGVFTENRFCAAPVIVCREHLAEVRAAGSAILALVVNTGNANAGTGELGLAATRAICDELARLTGLQPSQILPFSTGVILEPLPVDCLKAGLPAALANRSTANWFAAAQTIMTTDTLPKAASRQVAINGHTVTLTGISKGAGMIRPNMATMLGYLAFDAEVAQPVLDQLVKEVANRSFNCITIDGDTSTNDSFILIASGKSSLPAIDSVDSTAYGALREAVTEVAQTLSQLIVRDGEGATKFMTVKVEGGRNVAECRQIAYAISHSPLVKTAFYTSDPNLGRILAAIGYAGVSDLDVGKINLYLDDILVAKAGGRNPAYQEADGQRVMKQSEIMIRVLLGRGEACATVWTCDLSHDYVSINADYRS; this is translated from the coding sequence ATGGCTGTCAATTTCCCTGCGATCGATCCCGCGCAACTGCATCCCGTCGCTGGCGTCACGCTAGGCTGTGCCGAGGCCAACATTCGCAAGCCGAACTGTAAAGACGTGCTCGTCATCTCGGTCGAAGAAGGCTCTACGGTGGCCGGCGTGTTCACCGAGAATCGCTTCTGTGCGGCACCCGTGATCGTATGCCGGGAACACCTAGCGGAAGTGCGCGCCGCCGGTTCGGCAATTCTCGCGCTGGTGGTCAATACCGGTAACGCAAATGCAGGCACCGGCGAGCTGGGCCTGGCGGCGACCCGCGCGATCTGCGACGAGCTCGCGCGCCTGACTGGCCTGCAGCCCTCGCAGATTCTGCCGTTTTCCACCGGCGTGATTCTCGAGCCGCTACCCGTCGATTGTCTGAAGGCCGGCCTACCCGCCGCGTTGGCCAACCGGTCGACCGCTAACTGGTTCGCCGCCGCGCAGACGATCATGACCACCGACACGCTGCCCAAAGCCGCTTCGCGTCAGGTCGCGATCAACGGCCATACTGTCACGCTGACCGGCATTAGCAAGGGTGCCGGCATGATCAGGCCGAACATGGCCACCATGCTCGGCTATCTAGCCTTCGACGCTGAGGTCGCACAGCCTGTGCTCGACCAATTAGTGAAGGAGGTTGCAAACCGCTCTTTCAACTGCATCACAATCGATGGCGATACCTCGACCAATGATTCCTTTATCCTGATCGCCTCAGGTAAGTCGAGCCTGCCGGCGATCGATTCGGTGGACTCGACCGCGTACGGGGCGCTACGCGAGGCCGTCACCGAGGTGGCACAAACGCTATCGCAACTGATCGTTCGCGACGGCGAGGGTGCAACCAAGTTCATGACGGTGAAGGTTGAGGGCGGGCGAAACGTAGCGGAATGCCGGCAGATCGCCTACGCGATAAGCCATTCACCGCTGGTGAAGACGGCGTTCTACACCTCGGATCCCAACCTCGGCCGGATCTTGGCCGCGATCGGTTATGCCGGCGTGAGCGACCTAGACGTCGGCAAGATCAACCTCTACCTCGACGACATTTTAGTGGCCAAGGCTGGTGGCCGTAACCCGGCCTACCAGGAAGCCGACGGCCAGCGCGTGATGAAGCAGAGCGAGATCATGATCCGCGTACTGCTGGGCCGCGGCGAGGCCTGCGCGACGGTTTGGACCTGCGACCTGTCGCACGACTACGTCAGCATCAACGCCGACTATCGCTCTTGA
- a CDS encoding ABC transporter permease subunit has translation MDFSFNPHRIANVSAWRVLPNRWDFIAFPLILCVIAMAIVGFHETMAPIGTLSTQKILLDPANLAEYALHTTLRMLAAMVASMLFTLVYGTLAAKSHRAGMVLVPILDILQSVPVLGYISFTVTFFLALIPSRVAGAELAAIFVIFTSQAWNMTFSFYQSLRTVPNDLDEVSRSFHLTTWQRFWKLEVPFSMPGLVWNMMMSMSGGWFFVVASEAITVGNHTIILPGIGTYLAQAISDKNISAIGWVILAMTVVILAYDQLLFRPLVAWADKFRMENTSWGNAPKSWLLDLVRRTRLIHQLLVPTGRLLARAARLPFRLPSFDAVHFALPSIEKQASRAVDIGWAILVLLGTAYVVWRVVSFVATGVTLTEVGQVFLLGLATLLRVLVLIALASLVWVPIGVWIGLRPVLAEKAQPIAQFLAAFPANLLFPVFVIVIARFHLNPDIWLSPLIMLGTQWYILFNVIAGATTYPNDYREAVTNFRIRGWQWWCQAILPGIFPYYVTGAITASGGAWNASIVSELVQWGDTKIRAHGLGAYISEMTSAGDYPKIIMGITVMSLFVTLFNRLLWRPLYAYAEAQLRLD, from the coding sequence ATGGATTTTAGTTTCAATCCGCACCGGATCGCGAATGTTTCGGCGTGGCGCGTGCTACCCAATCGCTGGGACTTCATCGCCTTTCCGCTCATCCTCTGTGTGATCGCGATGGCGATCGTGGGCTTCCATGAAACCATGGCGCCGATCGGCACGCTCAGCACCCAGAAGATTTTGCTCGATCCTGCCAATCTGGCCGAATATGCGTTGCACACTACGCTACGCATGCTGGCGGCGATGGTCGCTTCGATGCTGTTCACGCTGGTCTACGGCACGTTGGCGGCCAAGAGCCACCGTGCCGGCATGGTGCTCGTACCGATCCTCGATATCCTGCAGTCGGTGCCGGTGCTCGGCTACATCTCGTTTACGGTGACCTTCTTCCTGGCGCTGATCCCGAGCCGCGTGGCCGGTGCCGAGCTGGCAGCGATTTTCGTGATCTTTACCAGCCAGGCCTGGAACATGACCTTCAGCTTTTACCAGTCGCTGCGCACAGTGCCGAACGACCTGGATGAGGTCTCGCGCAGTTTCCACCTGACCACCTGGCAGCGTTTCTGGAAGCTCGAGGTACCGTTCTCGATGCCGGGTCTAGTCTGGAACATGATGATGTCAATGTCGGGCGGCTGGTTTTTTGTGGTAGCCTCCGAAGCCATCACGGTGGGCAACCACACCATCATCCTGCCGGGTATCGGCACCTACCTGGCGCAGGCGATCTCGGACAAGAACATCAGCGCAATCGGCTGGGTGATCTTGGCCATGACGGTGGTGATTCTGGCCTACGACCAGCTGCTGTTCCGCCCGCTGGTGGCTTGGGCCGACAAGTTCCGCATGGAGAACACCAGCTGGGGCAATGCACCCAAATCCTGGCTGCTCGACCTAGTGCGCCGCACGCGCCTGATTCACCAGTTGCTGGTGCCGACCGGTCGGCTTTTGGCGCGCGCCGCGCGGCTACCGTTCCGGCTGCCTTCGTTCGACGCTGTGCACTTCGCGTTGCCGAGCATCGAGAAGCAAGCTTCGCGCGCGGTCGATATCGGCTGGGCAATTCTGGTGCTGCTCGGTACCGCCTACGTGGTCTGGCGCGTGGTCAGCTTCGTGGCCACTGGCGTGACGCTGACCGAGGTCGGCCAAGTGTTCCTGCTTGGCCTGGCCACGCTGCTGCGCGTTCTGGTGTTGATCGCGCTTGCCTCGCTGGTGTGGGTACCGATCGGCGTGTGGATCGGCCTACGCCCGGTTCTGGCCGAGAAGGCCCAACCGATCGCGCAGTTTCTCGCCGCATTCCCGGCTAACCTACTATTCCCGGTGTTCGTGATCGTGATCGCGCGCTTTCACCTGAACCCAGACATTTGGCTGTCGCCGCTGATCATGCTCGGCACCCAATGGTATATCCTATTCAACGTGATCGCCGGGGCGACCACCTATCCCAACGACTATCGCGAGGCCGTCACCAACTTCCGCATCCGCGGCTGGCAATGGTGGTGCCAGGCGATCTTGCCTGGCATCTTCCCCTACTACGTCACTGGCGCAATCACCGCCTCTGGCGGTGCCTGGAACGCTAGCATCGTCTCTGAGCTAGTGCAGTGGGGCGACACCAAGATCCGGGCGCACGGCCTTGGTGCCTATATCTCCGAGATGACCTCCGCCGGCGACTATCCGAAGATCATCATGGGCATCACGGTCATGTCGTTGTTCGTGACCTTGTTCAACCGTTTGTTGTGGCGCCCGCTGTACGCCTATGCCGAAGCGCAGCTGCGGCTTGACTAA
- a CDS encoding phosphoglycerate kinase, which produces MSQIKRFTDLIAEGKVSCQRVFIRADLNVPQDDHGNITEDTRVHASVPAIRAALDAGAAVMVTSHLGRPTEAEFKPEDSLAPVAERLGELLGREVPLVMNWVENGVKVAPGEVVLLENCRVNKGEKKDDDALAQKMAALCDIYVNDAFGTAHRAEATTHGIAKYASIACAGPLMAAELDALGKELSNPKRPLVAIVAGSKVSTKLTILKSLAKKVDQLIVGGGIANTFMLVTGLAIGKSLAEPALVGEVKAIIDAARERGVSVPIPSDVVTAKELSPTAQAIVKKVSEIEADDLILDIGPDTALELAGQLEKASTVVWNGPMGVFEFDQFGNGTKRLAEAIAHSSAFSIAGGGDTLAAIAKYGIHDKVSYISTGGGAFLEFLEGKTLPAVEVLKTRVA; this is translated from the coding sequence ATGAGCCAAATTAAGCGTTTTACCGATCTGATCGCTGAGGGCAAGGTCTCCTGCCAGCGCGTCTTCATCCGCGCTGATCTGAACGTGCCCCAGGACGACCATGGCAACATTACCGAGGACACGCGTGTACACGCTTCAGTACCGGCGATCCGGGCCGCGCTCGACGCCGGCGCTGCGGTGATGGTCACCTCGCACCTGGGCCGACCGACCGAAGCTGAATTCAAGCCCGAGGATTCGCTGGCACCGGTTGCCGAGCGCCTGGGCGAGCTGCTCGGTCGCGAGGTGCCACTCGTGATGAACTGGGTCGAGAACGGCGTGAAAGTTGCGCCGGGCGAGGTGGTGCTGCTCGAGAACTGCCGCGTCAACAAGGGCGAGAAGAAGGACGACGATGCACTGGCACAGAAGATGGCTGCACTCTGCGACATTTACGTCAACGACGCGTTCGGTACAGCGCACCGAGCGGAAGCCACCACCCACGGTATCGCCAAGTATGCCAGCATCGCCTGCGCCGGACCCCTAATGGCCGCCGAGCTCGACGCGCTGGGCAAGGAGCTGAGCAACCCGAAGCGCCCGCTGGTGGCGATCGTGGCCGGTTCCAAGGTGTCGACCAAGCTGACCATCCTGAAATCGCTGGCCAAGAAAGTTGACCAGCTGATCGTCGGTGGCGGCATCGCCAACACCTTCATGCTGGTCACGGGCCTAGCGATCGGCAAGTCACTGGCCGAGCCGGCCCTGGTGGGCGAGGTCAAGGCCATCATCGATGCGGCACGCGAGCGCGGCGTCTCGGTGCCGATCCCCTCGGACGTGGTGACGGCCAAAGAATTATCACCGACCGCGCAGGCCATCGTCAAAAAGGTCAGCGAGATCGAGGCAGATGACCTGATCCTCGACATCGGCCCGGACACAGCGCTCGAGCTGGCCGGCCAGCTCGAGAAGGCGAGCACCGTAGTTTGGAACGGCCCAATGGGCGTGTTCGAGTTCGACCAGTTCGGCAACGGCACCAAGAGGCTCGCCGAAGCGATTGCCCACTCCTCCGCGTTCTCGATCGCGGGCGGCGGCGACACCCTGGCGGCCATCGCCAAGTACGGCATCCACGACAAGGTCAGCTACATCTCGACGGGTGGCGGCGCCTTCCTCGAGTTTCTGGAAGGGAAGACGCTTCCGGCGGTGGAAGTGCTGAAAACACGCGTCGCCTGA
- a CDS encoding oxidative damage protection protein, with protein sequence MTRMVQCAKLGKEAEGLDFPPLPGELGKRIYESVSKEAWKGWLKQQTMLINENRLNMADSRARQYLVKQTEKYFFGPGADQAAGFVPPTEN encoded by the coding sequence ATGACCCGTATGGTTCAATGTGCGAAGCTCGGCAAAGAAGCCGAAGGCCTCGATTTTCCGCCGCTGCCGGGCGAACTTGGCAAACGCATCTACGAAAGCGTCTCGAAGGAAGCCTGGAAGGGCTGGCTAAAGCAGCAGACGATGTTGATCAATGAGAACCGCCTGAACATGGCCGACTCACGCGCTCGGCAGTACCTGGTCAAGCAGACCGAGAAGTATTTCTTCGGCCCCGGTGCCGACCAGGCCGCCGGCTTCGTGCCACCGACCGAGAACTGA
- the waaF gene encoding lipopolysaccharide heptosyltransferase II produces the protein MRRVLVIAPNWIGDALMAQPLFALLKKLHPQIVIDAVAPSWVAPVLERMPEIGEVQEVDATDLAHGKLQMLHRWKFASDLREVGYDAAYVLPNSLKSALIPWLAGIPLRIGYTGESRYALLNVRHMNPPKTHDSRPPMVPFYAALAYAPGTKRDEALQSLPMPRLEADLNDTVRVSTRFDLDMHKPLIVFCPGAEYGPAKRWPPEHFAALACIIGRSFPYMQMIALGSPKDASTAQTMADQAPGVRNLCGQTSLSEACALIARANAVVTNDSGLMHVAAALNRPLVALYGSTDPRHTPPLSNLAKVQFLLLECSPCFQRACPLGHLNCLRELNPEQVFDDLRGMLCSASTESEV, from the coding sequence ATGCGTCGCGTATTGGTAATCGCACCGAACTGGATCGGTGATGCATTGATGGCACAGCCGCTTTTCGCGCTCCTGAAAAAACTACATCCTCAGATCGTGATCGACGCGGTCGCGCCGAGCTGGGTCGCGCCCGTGCTCGAGCGCATGCCAGAGATCGGCGAGGTGCAAGAGGTAGATGCTACCGACCTGGCCCACGGCAAGCTGCAGATGCTGCACCGCTGGAAATTCGCCAGCGACCTACGTGAGGTTGGCTATGACGCCGCCTACGTGCTGCCGAACTCGCTGAAATCAGCCCTGATCCCCTGGCTGGCTGGGATCCCATTGCGCATCGGCTACACCGGTGAGTCGCGCTACGCGCTGCTCAACGTGCGCCATATGAACCCACCTAAGACACACGATTCGCGCCCACCAATGGTGCCATTCTATGCCGCACTCGCCTACGCACCGGGCACGAAGCGCGACGAGGCGCTCCAGTCGCTGCCGATGCCACGACTAGAGGCCGACCTCAACGATACAGTGCGCGTCTCGACGCGCTTCGACCTGGACATGCACAAGCCGCTGATCGTGTTCTGCCCGGGCGCCGAGTATGGTCCGGCTAAGCGTTGGCCGCCAGAGCATTTCGCGGCACTGGCATGCATCATTGGTCGATCCTTCCCTTATATGCAGATGATCGCGCTTGGCTCGCCGAAGGATGCGTCGACCGCGCAGACGATGGCCGACCAGGCACCTGGCGTACGCAACCTATGCGGGCAGACCTCGCTATCCGAAGCCTGCGCGCTGATTGCGCGTGCCAACGCGGTAGTTACTAACGATTCGGGCCTAATGCACGTGGCCGCCGCGCTGAACCGCCCTCTAGTCGCACTGTATGGCTCGACCGATCCTCGCCACACTCCGCCGCTCTCAAATTTGGCAAAGGTACAATTTCTGCTGCTCGAATGTAGCCCCTGCTTCCAGCGCGCATGCCCGCTCGGCCACCTAAATTGCCTACGCGAGCTGAACCCGGAGCAGGTCTTTGACGACCTGCGCGGCATGCTGTGCTCGGCCAGCACTGAGAGTGAGGTGTAA
- a CDS encoding zinc-finger domain-containing protein, producing MSEIKERLLVELLAKDLPAYCPNSAMTHWNTHPRVFIDITHGAARCPYCGTLYKLRDGEVVHGH from the coding sequence ATGAGTGAAATCAAGGAACGACTGCTCGTCGAACTGTTAGCCAAGGATCTACCTGCCTATTGCCCGAACTCGGCAATGACGCACTGGAACACGCATCCGCGCGTGTTCATTGACATCACCCACGGCGCGGCACGCTGCCCCTATTGCGGAACGCTCTACAAGCTGCGCGACGGCGAAGTCGTCCATGGCCACTGA
- the uppS gene encoding polyprenyl diphosphate synthase, with the protein MTYTSSTVRVPDVDSVPRHIAIIMDGNGRWATERHLPRVAGHTCGVDAVRSAVEGCARAGVEYLTLFAFSSENWRRPNDEVSFLMRLFITALEREVGKLHANGIRLRVVGDLDRFESRICELIRRAETKTARNTRLTLTIAANYGGRWDILQAAQKLIAEAVREGRELEVNETAFAQHLAMAYAPEPDLFIRTGGERRVSNFLLWQLAYTEFYFTGKFWPDFDAAALAEALASYTDRERRFGRTSAQLGPQSQDVDSWRLQE; encoded by the coding sequence ATGACTTATACGAGCTCTACCGTTCGCGTGCCTGACGTCGACTCCGTGCCACGTCATATCGCGATCATTATGGACGGAAACGGCCGTTGGGCCACCGAGCGTCACCTGCCGCGCGTCGCGGGACATACCTGCGGCGTCGACGCAGTGCGCTCCGCGGTGGAAGGGTGTGCGCGAGCCGGCGTCGAATATCTGACGCTGTTCGCCTTCAGCTCTGAAAACTGGCGCAGGCCGAACGATGAGGTATCGTTTCTGATGCGGCTGTTCATCACCGCGCTCGAGCGCGAGGTAGGTAAGCTGCATGCTAACGGTATCCGCCTGCGCGTGGTCGGCGATCTCGACCGCTTCGAGTCTCGCATCTGCGAGTTGATCCGCCGCGCAGAAACCAAGACTGCCCGCAACACGCGTCTCACGCTAACCATCGCCGCGAACTACGGCGGTCGCTGGGATATCCTGCAGGCCGCCCAGAAACTGATCGCGGAGGCTGTACGCGAAGGCCGCGAGCTCGAAGTCAACGAAACCGCCTTCGCGCAGCACCTAGCGATGGCCTACGCACCCGAGCCAGATTTGTTTATCCGCACCGGCGGCGAGCGGCGTGTCAGCAACTTCTTGCTCTGGCAGCTCGCCTATACCGAATTCTATTTCACCGGCAAGTTCTGGCCCGATTTCGACGCCGCCGCGCTCGCCGAGGCGCTGGCGTCGTACACCGATCGTGAACGTCGGTTCGGTCGGACGAGTGCGCAGCTCGGACCCCAGTCCCAGGACGTCGACTCCTGGCGGTTGCAAGAGTAA
- the frr gene encoding ribosome recycling factor, translating to MSHAAVKKSVEQKMQRSIEAFKNDLAKIRTGRAHTRLLDHVQVDYFGSIVPISQVANLTLINTRTIGVQPWEKLMVVKVEKAIRESDLCLNPSTSGDIIRVSMPALTEERRLELTKVVKSEAETAKVVVRNLRRDANEQLKKLVKNKDISEDDERRASDEVQKLTDKHVAEIDKLVQTKEAEIMTV from the coding sequence ATGAGTCATGCTGCAGTGAAAAAGAGCGTCGAGCAGAAGATGCAACGCTCGATCGAAGCGTTCAAGAACGATCTGGCAAAGATCCGCACCGGTCGTGCGCATACGCGCTTGCTCGATCACGTGCAGGTCGACTACTTCGGCTCAATAGTGCCGATCTCGCAGGTCGCCAACCTAACCCTGATTAACACGCGCACGATTGGCGTGCAGCCCTGGGAAAAGCTGATGGTGGTGAAAGTCGAGAAGGCCATCCGCGAATCGGACCTGTGCTTGAACCCGTCGACCTCGGGTGACATCATCCGAGTTTCGATGCCTGCGTTGACTGAAGAGCGCCGCCTCGAGCTGACCAAGGTGGTCAAGAGCGAGGCCGAGACAGCCAAAGTGGTCGTGCGCAACCTGCGCCGTGACGCCAACGAGCAGCTCAAGAAGCTCGTCAAGAATAAAGACATTTCGGAAGACGATGAGCGCCGCGCCAGCGACGAAGTCCAGAAGCTGACGGATAAACATGTCGCCGAGATCGACAAGCTCGTACAGACCAAGGAAGCTGAAATCATGACGGTCTGA
- the pyrH gene encoding UMP kinase has product MPYAYKRVLLKLSGEALMGDDAFGINRATIERMVADIAEVVRLGTQLAVVIGGGNIFRGMAGGAAGMDRATADYMGMLATMMNALALQDAMRHAGIEARVQSALRMDQVVEPYIRPRAIRQLEEGRVVIFAAGTGNPFFTTDTAAALRGSEVGAEMVLKATKVDGVYTADPKRDPSATRYTSISFDEAIGLNLQVMDATAFALCRDQKLPIRVFSINKPGALKRIVQGKDEGTLVHV; this is encoded by the coding sequence ATGCCCTATGCCTATAAACGCGTCCTCCTTAAACTTTCCGGTGAAGCGCTGATGGGCGACGATGCCTTCGGCATCAATCGTGCGACGATTGAGCGGATGGTGGCGGATATCGCCGAGGTAGTGCGCCTCGGCACGCAGCTGGCCGTCGTGATCGGCGGCGGCAACATTTTCCGCGGTATGGCGGGCGGCGCGGCCGGCATGGACCGTGCCACGGCCGATTACATGGGGATGCTGGCGACGATGATGAACGCGCTGGCACTGCAAGACGCGATGCGCCACGCTGGTATCGAGGCACGCGTGCAGTCGGCGCTGCGTATGGACCAGGTGGTGGAGCCATACATCCGGCCCCGCGCGATCCGCCAGCTGGAAGAAGGCCGTGTGGTGATCTTCGCGGCCGGTACTGGCAACCCATTCTTCACGACCGACACGGCCGCTGCGCTGCGCGGCTCGGAAGTGGGCGCGGAAATGGTGCTAAAGGCTACCAAGGTGGACGGCGTCTATACCGCCGACCCGAAAAGGGATCCGTCGGCCACGCGCTATACCTCGATCAGCTTCGACGAGGCGATCGGCCTCAATCTGCAGGTAATGGATGCTACCGCTTTTGCGCTGTGCCGCGACCAGAAGCTACCGATCCGGGTGTTCTCGATCAACAAGCCCGGTGCGCTCAAGCGTATCGTGCAGGGCAAGGATGAGGGTACGCTTGTCCACGTGTAA